A single Mustela lutreola isolate mMusLut2 chromosome X, mMusLut2.pri, whole genome shotgun sequence DNA region contains:
- the DGAT2L6 gene encoding diacylglycerol O-acyltransferase 2-like protein 6, which produces MAFLSRLDLQECLQTLSVLQWLPVYVFLGAIPVLLIPYFLVFTKYWILSVLALAWLAYDWNTHSQGGRRSAWVRNWTLWKYFQNYFPIELVKTHSLSPKHNYIIANHPHGIVSYGVFINFATEATGFARIFPAITPSVGTLEWIFWIPIVRDYVMSMGVCPVSGLALKYLLTQKASGNAVVIVVGGAAEALLCRPGASTIYLKERKGFVKLALKTGAYLVPSYSFGENEVHNQEIFPEGTWIRFFQKTFQATFKKILGLNFCTFHGRGLTQESWGFLPFNRPITTVVGEPLPIPKIKRPDKTTVDKYHALYISALRKLFDQHKVQYGLPETQELTII; this is translated from the exons GAGCAATTCCTGTTTTGCTTATACCCTACTTTCTGGTGTTCACTAAATATTGGATCTTGTCTGTGCTTGCCTTAGCCTGGCTCGCCTATGATTGGAACACCCACAGTCAAG GTGGTAGGCGTTCAGCTTGGGTACGAAATTGGACCCTCTGgaagtattttcaaaattatttcccaaTAGAG CTGGTGAAGACTCACAGCCTCTCTCCCAAACACAACTATATCATTGCCAATCACCCCCATGGCATTGTCTCTTATGGTGTGTTCATCAACTTCGCTACTGAGGCCACTGGCTTTGCTCGGATTTTCCCAGCCATCACTCCTTCCGTAGGAACCTTGGAATGGATCTTCTGGATCCCAATTGTGCGAGACTATGTGATGTCAATGG GTGTGTGTCCAGTGAGTGGCTTGGCCTTGAAGTATTTGCTGACCCAGAAAGCCTCAGGCAACGCTGTGGTTATTGTGGTGGGTGGAGCTGCTGAAGCCCTCTTGTGCCGGCCAGGCGCCTCTACCATCTACCTTAAAGAACGAAAAGGTTTCGTGAAGCTGGCACTGAAGACAGG AGCGTACCTTGTCCCTTCCTATTCCTTTGGAGAGAATGAGGTTCACAATCAAGAGATCTTCCCTGAAGGCACGTGGATAAGGTTCTTCCAAAAAACTTTCCAGGCCACGTTCAAAAAAATCCTGGGACTAAATTTTTGTACTTTCCACGGCCGGGGCCTCACTCAAGAATCCTGgggcttccttcctttcaatcGGCCCATTACTACTGTTG TCGGGGAACCCCTGCCAATCCCCAAGATTAAGAGGCCAGACAAGACGACTGTGGACAAGTACCATGCACTCTACATCAGTGCCCTGCGCAAGCTGTTTGACCAGCACAAAGTTCAGTATGGCCTTCCTGAGACCCAGGAGCTGACAATCATATAA